In Bradyrhizobium sp. 200, the sequence CCCAGAATTTCGCGCTTGATGAAGATCAGCACCCACAAGAGGCAATACGGAACGATCGCCAGCACCATCCAGTCCCAGCTAACCTTCGCCATCCGGCCGTCTGCAGCGAGCAGCCCGCGATCCATTTGCGCAACGCCGATGCCGGCGCCGAAAAAGAAGTAGGTCGCATAGAGCATGATGCGCCCGTGCTGGACCGAGAACGGCCCGAACTCGAACCAACTGCTTGGTCCGTAGTGAACCAGCCCGGGAACGTAGAACGCGGCGGTGACGGCAAGCATGACCGCAAAGAACGCCGCGGGCCGGCGGCGACCGTGCAGCGAGAGGCGGTTGATCGGATCGAGCATGTTGGGTGACAGCCGGTACAGCAGGCAGGCAACCAGGTCGAAGGCGAACAGGACCCAGAGAAACCAGATCGGTCCGCTCGGCCACGGACCCTTCGTGACCATGTTCCACCAGTACTCCGAAAAGCCGATTTCGGGATGGTGCCGCAGGGAGATCGCGTAATAGGCGATCGGAATGACCGTGAACGCACAGATCACGAATGGCAGCGCAAGCCGAAGCAGGCGATCTTGCAAATAGTTCAGCGGTCCCTTCCGGGCGATACCCGACCAGGCGAACAGTCCCGACAGGAAAAAGAACATCGCCATGAAGAAACTGTCGGTAGCGAGCACGATCATGTCGAAGCCGAAGAACGACGTCGGATCGGTATGACCGAAATAGGTATAGGGGATGACGGCGTGGTGCAGCAGCACCACCAGCGTCAGGAATGTGCGGGCGCGATCAAGCGAAAGGTTTCGCGATTTGGCCTTGGGCACTGCGCCGACGTCGGCATGCCCCGCAGTGGAAATCGATGTCATGGCAAGCCTCCCGGCCAGGCTGTCAGGTCAGATGTTGCCGCCCGGAACCCGATTCAGCAAGGCCCAATCGGGCGTTGGCGGGTTACTCCCTTGCAACCAGGCCGTTCCGGAACCGGCGGTGCGACCCGCCGTTAGAACCAATGAATTGACGGGCCGCCGTTGGACATGGCTGTAGAAAAATTGCGGAGCAAGCAATGACAATTCTCAAGTGGGCGCTGATCTTCTTTCTGGTGTCGATCGTCGCCGGCATTCTCGGCTTCACCGGCATTTCGGCGGCCTCCGCCGACATCGCCCGCTTCCTGTTCTATGTCTTTGTCGTGATCTTCCTGGTGCTGCTGATCCTCGGGCTCACGATATTCAGGGTGTAGCTCCAAGCCTTCATTCCGGGATGGCGCGAAGCGCCAGACCTCAGGTGTGCAATTGCACACTGGGGAATCTCGAGATTCCGGGTTCGATGCTTCGCATCGCCCCGGAATGACAATCATCAAGCCACTTCCTCGATCGTGACCTTGTCCGGATAGAACGCCAGATGGCCCGCAATCTCGGCCATGGCCGGGAACGGCGTCTCATAGGTCCAGATTGAATTTTCGATGCTTTTGCCGTTGGCATTAATGCTGAAATAGTTCGCATCCCCCTTGTAGGGGCAGTGCGTGGTCCGCTCGGTGCGGGCCAGCAGCGCCATATTGGCGTCCTCGCGCGGCACATATTGCACCGCCGGATAGCTGGCCTCCTTCAGGGTCAGCGCGTGGGTGGTATCGGCGACGACCACGCCGCCTACCGAGACCCGGACGCGCTTGGGGTTTGCCGTAATCGTGATCGGATGGTCGGGACCGGGCAATTTCATGATTTTGAGCCTCTTTTTAGGTCAGCCCGAAATGATCGGGCGCGACCGGATCTCGCGGTGTCAAACGGTTGAAGGCGGAATATAGTGCCGCCAGGCGTGACCTAGAAGAGCGTACGCGCTAGGTTTGGCTTTCACGGTCGCGCGAGCCGGCCATGATTCGAAACACCTGACGGAGACATGCTGGATGCCGATGGATGCCCACGATATCGAATCGATGATCAAGGCAGCTATCCCCGATGCCGAGGTGACGATCCGCGATCTCGCTGGCGACGGCGACCATTACGCCGCGACCGTGATCTCGGAATCCTTCCGCGGCAAGTCGCGCGTGCAGCAGCACCAGATCGTCTATCAGTCGCTCAAGGGGCAGATGGGCGGCTTGCTGCATGCGCTGGCGCTGCAGACCGGGGTACCTAGCGGACCCGGGGTACCTAGCGGGCCCGGGGTGCCGGAGAGCTAGTCCCCGGACGGCGGGTAGCGGGGGCATCGATGACGGACAATGCACGCGGGGCGCTGTTTCGCCCGATCGTGCCGCACCAACACAGCCGCGTCACGTATGCGGAGCTGTTCTTTGATCTCGTCTTCGTCTTTGCGGTTACGCAGATCTCGCACACGCTGCTGGCGCACTTTACGCCGCTGGGCGTATTGCAGGTCACGCTGCTGTTCCTTGCGGTCTGGTGGGTGTGGGTCTTCACCTCCTGGATCACCAATTGGCTCAATCCCGAAAAGACCCCGGTCCGGCTCTTGCTGTTTGCGATGATGCTGGGCGGGCTGGTGTTGTCGACCTCGATTCCTGCGGCGTTCGACGGGCGCGGTCTGTGGTTTGCGATTGCCTATGCGGCGATGCAGGTCGGCAAGACGGTCTTTCTCTGGATCTCCACGCCGCCGTCGCGGCCGCTGGCGCGGATGAACGCCATTCGCATCACCGCATGGCTGTCGATGTCGGCGATCTTCTGGATCGCGGGCGGATTGGCGCAAGGCGAGTTGCGGCTCGTGCTTTGGGCGATTGCGCTTGCCATCGAATATATCTCGCCGGCGATGCGGTTCTGGATACCCCGGTATGGCGCGTCTTCCGTCGCGGACTGGGTGATCGAAGGCGGCCATATGGCCGAGCGCTGCGCGCTCTTCGTCATCATCGCGCTTGGCGAATCCGTCGTCGTCACCGGCGCAACATTTGCCGAACTTGCCTGGTCGGCCGAAAGCCTTGCCGCCTTCGTCTCGGTGCTGGCCGGCAGCATCGCCATGTGGTGGATCTATTTCCACATCGGTGCGGAAGCCGGCTCCGAACAGATATCAAGATCGAGCGAGCCGGGAAGGCTGGCGCGGCTCGCCTATACCTATCTGCACATGCCGATCGTGGCCGGCATCATCGTCGCGGCAGTGGCGGACGAACTCGTGCTGAAACACCCAAGCGGGCATTCCGATCCCAAGACAGTGATAAGCGCGATCGGCGGTCCCTTGCTGTTTCTGTTCGGGACCGTCCTGTTCAAGCACAGCTTTCGCGGCTTCCTTCAGCTCTCGCACGGGGCCGGCATCATCGCACTCTGCGTGCTCGCCTGGTTCGCGAGCGAGCTGTCGCCGCTGCTGCTGTCGGTCCTGACCACCGCGATCATGATCATGGTCGCGGTGTGGGAATCGATCTCGCTGCGATCCGATCCGGCGGAATAGCACTGCCGAGCCTTGTCGCTTCTGATCGAATCAGAGCCGGCCCTGCGGTGTTTCGCTTTGATGAGTTTTCTCAACGCAAACGCGTATCCCCCGGATCAAGTCCGAGGGCAAGCTTCGCTTGAAAGCGTTCTAACTTGAAAACGCTCTAATCAGGCAGCGAGCGCCTGACCGGCATAAATGGCGACGTGTTGTGCTGATCGACGACGTTTCGAAGAACGAGATTTGACAATTGCACGACGAGCGCCCGCAGCCTGGCATTTTCCTCGATGAGGGATACCCGTTCGGTGTCCGCCTCTTGATCCCAAGCCGAGTCCTCGCGAACGGAGGACGAACTGGAATATTCCTTCCGATTGCCGGACACTGGATAAGCGTTGCCCATGACTGACATCCCCTGGCACGAACTCACCCCTAGCCGAGCCTGACGCAGAAACTCGACTGAGTCCGCGTCAAAAGTTGGACGTTTCGAAGGGCAAACGAAAGCACAGATGGAACGTTTTGCGGGCGGCTCCATAAAGATGAAGATTTGTTAAGAAGTTTGGTTATAGTGAGAACGGCAAGGGTGCGGGGACGCGCGGCGGCGTAGCACCTTTCCATCAGACCTAGACCAGCGCGATCACTCAGAGTCCACGGATTGCCGTGGCCGGGAATACGCGCCGATGAAACAAAGTGAAGCAAGAATACGCATCATTCAGGAGTGGGACCGCTGGATCTTGAATCAGGCGATCGAGGAGGACGGACCCACTGGAAAAGACTCGTTGAAGTTCTTCCACGAGCTGCAGGATACCGGATCGCCGCTACTGGATTTCCAGTCTCGCGGACAGGACAAGTGGCGGATCATTCACGCGTGGTTGCTGAGTGCAGACCGATTGTCCGATGACTGGATATCTATCGCGCCCCGGATCGCCCCAACACGCAGGATGCGGCCGGAGCGTAGGAGGTCTGACTGCAAGACGTGAACTGCAGAGGCTTGAACCGCAGGGACCTGAATCGCAAGGCTCGCGACCACTCCTCAGTCTGACGCCACCAACGCATGAACCGAAAACATCCGGTCCCGGTCGGTCCAGGATTCCCGCACCGACCAGCCGGATTCGCGCGCCAATGCGGTGAAACGGTCGATGCTGTATTTGTAGCTCGACTCGGTGTGGATGCTCTCACCCGGGCGGAATGAAAAATTCCGCCCCAGGATGCGCACCGTCTGCGCCTTCTTGGCGATCAAATGCATCTCGATGCGATGGCGCTCGCGATTATAGACCGAGCGGTGCATGAAGGCGGAAACGTCGAAATTGCCGCCGAGCTCGCGGTTGATGCGGACCAGAACATTGAGATTGAACTTCGCGGTGACGCCGGCAGCGTCGTTATAGGCATTGTAAAGGACGCGCTCGTTCTTTTCGAGATCGACGCCGATGATGATCTGCGCGCCTTCGCCAAGAATCTCGCGCGCGCTGCGCAGGAAGGCGCGCGCTTCGTCCGGCTCGAAATTGCCGAGCGTCGATCCCGGAAAGAAACCGACCTTCGGCATCCCTTCGATCTCGGCCGGCAGGGCAAACGGCGCGGTGAAATCGGCGGCAACCGGATAGACGCCGAGATCGGGAAAATCCTTGCGCAAGGCGCTCGCCTGCGCGTTCAGGAAGTCGCCGGAAATGTCAACCGGGACATAGGCGCCGAAATCGCAGCGCTCCAGCAGCAGACGGACCTTGGTGGTCGCGCCGGCGCCGAATTCCACCAGCGCGGCCCCCTTGGGGATGATGGAAACGATTTCGTCGCCGCGGCCGCGCAGAATGCCGAGCTCGGTGCGGGTCGGATAATATTCCGGCAGAACCGTGATCTGCTCGAACAGTTCGGAGCCTGCGGCGTCGTAGAAATATTTCGGCGACAGCCGCTTGGGAAATTGCGACAGGTCGCCGATCACGTCGCCGGCAAAGGCGGAAGTCTGCTCATCGAACGGGTAGCTTTGGGCCAAAGCGGCGGCGTGCACATTCATGATACTCTCCTGAACGCGCTTTCCGGCGCGCATAATTCATGTTGGGCATGATCCTGTTCGGAAAACCGGTACCCACTTTTCCGGATCATGCATCTCAGGCGTAGTCGGCGAGGCGCAGCCCCGTGAATTGCCAGCGGTGGTGCGGGTAGAAGAAGTTACGGTAGGTGATACGGCTGTGGCCGGCTGGAGTTGCAAGCGAAGAGCCGCGCAGCACGAGCTGGTTGACCATGAACTTGCCGTTATATTCGCCCAGCGCACCCTCGATCGCGCGGTAGCCGGGGTAGGGCGAATAGGAGCTGCGGGTCCACTGCCAGACGATGCCGAAGGCGTCGTTGAGCTGGCCGGCCCGGGCAGCTACTTCCCACTCCATCTCGGTCGGCAGATGGCGGCCGGCCCAGCGCGCGAAGGCATCCGCCTCGTAATAACTGACATGGCTGACCGGAGCTGAAGGGTCGATCGGCTGCAGCCCGCCGAGCGTCATGATCCGCCATTCGCCGTCGACCTGTCGCCAGTGGCCGGGCGCCTGCCAGCCCTCATTGTTGACGGTGGCAAAGCCGTCCATCAGCCACAGCGTGGCCGTGCCGTAGCCGCCATCCTTCATGAAGGCCAGCCATTCGGCATTGGTGACGAGGTTGCGGGCGAGCCTGACCGGGCCGACGAGCGCGCGGTGCGCGGGCTTTTCATTGTCGAAATGGAAGCTGTCGTCGGTGTGGCCGACGGTGTGGATGCCCTCGTTGAGGGTGACCCATTCCTCGGCCGAACGGTGCGATGCCGGGAAGCGCCATGACGGATCGTAGGCCGGCGGGATCGGGTTCTGGGCAAAGGCGTGCAGGATATCGGTCAGCATCAATTCCTGATGCTGCTGCTCATGGTTGAGGCCGACCTCGACCAGGGGCACGAGCCTGGCGAGGCGCTCCTCGCCGGCGGTCTGGAAGAACTTGACCACGGCGGCGTCGACATGCCGGCGATAGGCGGTGACTTCATCGGCGCCCGGGCGGGTCAGGTGGCCGCGCTGGTGACGGGCGTGCCGCGGACCGGCGCTGACATAATAGGAATTGAATAGAAACGCGTAATCAGGGTGGAAGGGCTGGTAACCATCGCAGTGCTCGCCAAGCAGGAATTGCTCGAAGAACCAGGTGGTATGGGCGCGATGCCATTTGGCCGGGCTGGCGTCCGGCATCGACTGGATGAGCTGGTCCTCGGGGCTCAAGGGGGCGACGCGCCGCTCCGTCTCGCCGCGGACGGCCAGATAGGCCTCCACCAAATTCTGGGCGAGGGTCCCTGAATCGGAAAAAAGTGACGGGGCTGATGTCGCGAACTCGGCGGCTACTGGTTTCGTCACAGGTGTCTCCGGTCAAGGGAGAGAACGTTGGTCCGGGAAACTGGTTCCCGGCGGGCAGTCCGTCCTAAATAGGGGCTCCGTTCCGGGAAAAAAGCCTTCCCCCGCTATGATATTGATGCCGTCAGACTATGGGCTGCGGCTGCCCAAGCGCCCCCGAGCATGCCAGATGCCCGCCATTTTACTTTGGATGCACAACGGTTTGGGCTACATATATGACAAGTAATCGGGTTAAACGGGACGAGCCGCCCGTCAGACAAAGCCGCAGGGGCCAAAGCCCCAAAAGGAAGCGAATATGAGCATCGAACAATTCATCGCCAACGAAGTGAAGTCGAACGACGTCGTGCTGTTCATGAAGGGCACGCCGCAGTTTCCGCAGTGCGGTTTCTCCGGTCAGGTGGTGCAGATCCTCGACCACGTCGGCGTCGGCTACAAGGGGCTGAACGTCCTGGAATCAGCCGAACTTCGCAACGGCATCAAGGAATACTCGAACTGGCCGACCATCCCGCAGCTCTACGTCAAGGGCGAATTCGTCGGCGGTTGCGACATCATCCGCGAGATGTTCCAAGCCGGTGAATTGCAGCAGCTCTTCGCCGACAAGGGTGTCACCGTCAGTGCGGCGGCCTCGGCCTGAGCGGGCTTGCGCGCCAGATCGGCAAGGCGCGGCTGGAAGTCATTGTTGCCGACATCACCACCTTGCGCGTTGACGCCATCGTCAACGCCGCGAATTCGTCGCTGCTCGGCGGGGGCGGTGTCGATGGCGCGATCCATCGCGCTGCGGGGCCGGAGCTCGTGGCCGAGTGCCGCATGCTCCACGGCTGCAAGACCGGTAACGCCAAGATCACCCGAGGCTACCGCCTGCCGGCCAAGCACGTGATCCACACGGTTGGACCGGTGTGGAACGGCGGGACCCTCGGCGAGGATGATCTGCTCGCGTCCTGCTATCGCCGCTCGATCGAACTGTGCGCGAAGCACGGCCTTGTTTCAGTGGCCTTTCCCGCGATTTCAACGGGCATCTATCGCTTCCCCACTGAGCGCGCAGCCGGCGTCGCAGTCCAGACCGTCGTCGATACGCTCGCGGCTGCGCCCACAGTGGCGCAAGTGATCTTCTGCTGCTTCTCCGACGCCAGTGCCCAGTTGCATCAGGCGGCATTGAATACCTTCGGCAGCCCTTGTGCCGACTGAGGTGCGGGTTACACTCCCCTTGAATTCCGGGGAGGGGTCCAATGAATTCACGTCAAATGCTGGGTGCGCTGACCGCTGGTGCGCTGATGCTTCTGGCAACGCCACAGGTTCGAGCCGAAGGCACTTTCGATATTCCCGCAGGCGCGCATTTCAACAAGGACAAGCTTGCGAAGATCACCGAGTTCTTCAAGAACGAGGTGGCGACCGGCAAGATCGCCGGCGCCAACGTCCTGATCCAGCAGCACGGCAAGCCGGTCTATCACGAAACCTTCGGCGTGCAGGATGTGGTGTCCAAGACGCCGATATCAGACAAGACCATCTTCCGGCTATCATCGCTGACCAAAGCGATCACCTCCGTGGTGGCGATGCAGTTGATCCAGGACGGCAAGATCAAGCTCGACGATCCCGTCTCGAAGTACATTCCCTCCTTTGCAAATATGAAGGTCGGCGTGGAGAAAAAGGCCGAGGACGGAACCAGGACGCTCGAACTGGTGCCGCTGGCCCGGCCCATCACCGTTCTCGACCTGATGCGCCATACCTCAGGGATCACCTACGGCTTCTACGGCGACAGTCTGGTGCGCAAGGCCTACAAGGAGGCCAACCTCTACGCGGGCGAATTCGACCTTGCCGAATTCGCCGAGCGGATCGCCAAGCTGCCGCTGCACAACCAGCCGGGCGCGCTCTGGCAATACGGACATTCCACCGACATCCTGGCGCGGATCATGGAGATCGTGTCCGGAAAATCATTGCTCGATATCGAGCGGGAAAAGCTGCTCGATCCGCTCGGCATGACTGACACCAACTTCTTCGTCACCGAACCGGAGCGGCTGCAGCGGCTCGCCCAGCCGGTGCCGAACGACAGCGATTTCCGGGTCGGCCGCCTATACAGGACCGAGGTTCGCCAGAAGTGGGAATCCGCCAGCGGCGGCATGGTTTCGACCATGTCGGACTTTTCGCGCTTTGCACAGATGCTGGCCAATGGCGGTACGTTCGAGGGCAAGACCTATCTCGACCCGAAAACATTCGAACTGATGGTATCGGACCACGCCGGCAAGGACTCCGGCGTTGCGCGGGATCATTATTATTTCCCCGGTGACGGCTTCGGCATGGGACTTGGGCTTGCCGTGCGCACCGACCCCGGTAACGCCAAGCCGCCGCCGCCGGGATCGCTCGGCGAACTGAAATGGGACGGCGCCGCCGGCTGCTATATGGTGGTCGACCGCAAGCAGGACATGTTCTTCGTGGTGCTGGAGCAGACGCCGACGGAGCGCCAGCGCGTCCAGCGGACGCTGAAGCAGTTGGTCTATGAAGCGTTGGAGAACTAGCGGCGCCGCAGGGCGCACCCTCGTTGTAGCGGCGCCGGCCATCCTCCTGGTCGCGGGATGGCTGTGCGAGGTGCGAGCCGAGCCGAAAGCACCGAACGCGCCAACCTTCTCACGCGCGGCCCTTGACCGGATGGGCGACTACGTTCGCAACGAAATCACGACCGGCAAGATTCCCGGCGCAGTCCTGCTGATCCAGCAGCACGGCAAGCCGGTCTACTTACAAAGCTTCGGCGTGCGGGACCCGGCGACCGATCAGCCGATGACGCCGGACACGATTTTCCAGATCTATTCGATGTCGAAAGCCGTCACGTCGGTTGCCGCAATGATGCTGGTCGACGACGGCAAGCTGGCTCTCGACGATCCCGTGTCGAAGTACATTCATTCCTTTGCGGATGCAAAAGTCGGCGTCGATCTTTCCGATGAAGCAGGACAGTATCCGCTCAAGCTCGAACCGTTGAAGCGCCCGATCACGATCAGGGATCTGCTGCGGCACACGTCGGGTATCACTTACGGTTTCTTCGGCGAAACCGCAGTGCAGAAACTCTATGCGAATTCCAAACTGTACGCCGGCGATTTCGACAACGCCGAATTTGCCGACCGGATCGCGGTACTCCCGCTCGCCGATCAGCCCGCAGTGCGTTGGAATTACAGCCATTCAACCGACGTGCTCGGCCGCGTCATCGAGGTGGCGTCGGGGCAAACGCTGTTTCAATTCGAAAAGCAAAGATTGTTCGATCCTCTCGGCATGTCCGAGACCGCATACTATGTCGCAGATGAATCGAAGTGGTCGCGCATTGCCCAGGCATTTCCCGTCGATCGTTTCCGGGTGGCCGGAGTGAGGGATCCGGCATTGCCGCGGCGCTGGGAATCCGGCGGAGCGGGCCTGGTCTCGACGGCCGGGGACTACGCCCGCTTTCTGCAAATGCTGCTGAACGGAGGCGAGCTGGACGGCAAGCGGTACCTCAAGCCCGAGACCGTCGCGCTGATGACGTCGGATCAGATCGGGCCGGAGACCAGGATCATCCACGATCCGTTCTATTTCCCGGGCCCGAGCAGCGGCTTCGGTCTTGGCTTTGCCGTGCGCACCTCACCGCCGCCGAATACGACATGGCCGCTCGGCGAATACCGCTGGGACGGTGCGGGCGGCAGTTTCTATTTTGTCGACCCCGAGGACGACATGCTCGTTGTCTGCATGGTGCAGGCCCCGACGCAAGGCGGGCGAATCCAGCTAGCGCTGAAGACGATGATGTTTGAGGCGCTGGGCAAGGGCCTGCGCAAGGATTGACGAAGCATTGACAATCGCCTGACTACGCCACGGCGTTTCGCGCGATCGTCTCGCGATAGAAAGCCGCGCTCAGCTTGGGCGTCCGACGCCTGGTTTCGAAGTCGACGTGGTAGATGCCGAAGCGCTGTTCATATCCATCCGACCATTCGAAATTGTCCATCAGGCTCCACAGGAAATATCCGAGCACGGGCACACCCTCTGATGTCGCGCGCTGCAACTGCGTCAAATAGTTGCGCAAGTACATGATGCGATCGACGTCATAGATGGTTCCGTCCGCAGCAGGCTGATCGCTCCCCGACGTGCCGTTCTCGGTGATGTAGATCGACTTCACGTTCCACAGTTTGGCGACGTGGCGCGGCACCCAGTACATGACCTCGGGGCCGGGCCTGAGCCAGCCCGCTTTCATGTGCGGAAACGCGGCTGGAAACGGCGCCAGCGTAAAGCCGCGTTCATTGTCGGCAGCGACGACGTAATGGTCGGGTGTGTAAATATTCAGTCCGACAAAATCGATCGGAGACGAAATGATACGCAAATCCTCAGGCGTGAATTTCGGCGCGTCATTGCCGGCCTGCGCCAGGTATGCATCGGTATATTTTCCCTCCATCATCACAGTCAAATAGCCGGCGTTGAGCTCGCGCGTCGCCAGCTCGGCTGCGCGGACGTTGGCCGGCGTTTCGATGGCAGGAATGCAGCTCACGGCATTTTCCGCCGGACCGACCCTGGTTCCGGTGTGCCCATGGGCCCTGATCGCCTGAACCGAAAGGCCGTGTCCCAGCGCAACGTGATGACGGACCTGCTTCAATCCTGATTCGGATAGTTTGAGGCCCGGCGCATCGGCGCCCATGCCGTGGCCGAGATGAACGAGCCGGGAGCATTCGTTGATCGTGAAGAAATGCGTCACGCGATCGCTCAAACGCGCCGCGACATAAGCCGTGTAATCCGCGAAGGCCTTTGAGGTGTCGCGCGAGGTCCAGCCGCCGAAGCGATCCTGCAGCGCCTGCGGCAGGTCCCAATGATACAGCGTCGCAAACGGCGCGATGCCGTTCGCCAACAACTCGTCGACAAGGCGGTTGTAGAAATCGAGCCCCTTGGGGTTCGGCGCGCCGGCTCCTTCCGGGAAGACGCGAGGCCAGGCAATCGAGAATCGATAGGCCTTTGTTCCGAGCGCCTTCATCAACTGGATGTCTTCCTTGTACAGATGATAATGGTCGGTCGCGGTGTCGCCGTTGCTGTTGTCGGAGATGGTGCCACGCGTGTGGGCGAAGCGGTCCCAGATCGACGGACTACGGCCGTCGTCGTTCACGGCGCCCTCGATCTGATAGGCGGAGGTCGCCGTGCCCCACAGAAAACCGTTCGGAAAACCGGAAGAGGTTTTCCGATTTCGCGCTCCGGTGTCTTCGTCCGATTGGGCCAGTCCGGGCCCGGTCGACAGCATCGACGTTGCAAGCGCCGACCAGCCTGCAATTCTGCCAAATTGGCGCCGGGAAAATCTCTTGAATGGCATCTTTTCACTCGCCGCGCGGAATCAATTTTGAGCAAAACAAGGCTCACTCTTGATGCTTCGTGTTTGTAGTAAGCCTTATATCACTGCTTCCGCAATCCCGCGCAATTGTGTACGTGGCCGGGTCGACAGGGCTGTCGCGCGGGGCTAAACAGGCGGATCTATTCACTTTGGGAGCAGGACCAATCGGCATTCGCACGCCGCTGGCGCTTTTATTTCTATCGCTGGGCATCGTTGCCGCGGTGTGGTGGTGGCTCGCCACGC encodes:
- a CDS encoding acyltransferase, whose translation is MTSISTAGHADVGAVPKAKSRNLSLDRARTFLTLVVLLHHAVIPYTYFGHTDPTSFFGFDMIVLATDSFFMAMFFFLSGLFAWSGIARKGPLNYLQDRLLRLALPFVICAFTVIPIAYYAISLRHHPEIGFSEYWWNMVTKGPWPSGPIWFLWVLFAFDLVACLLYRLSPNMLDPINRLSLHGRRRPAAFFAVMLAVTAAFYVPGLVHYGPSSWFEFGPFSVQHGRIMLYATYFFFGAGIGVAQMDRGLLAADGRMAKVSWDWMVLAIVPYCLLWVLIFIKREILGNPSPLPDWYEALYAICFTVFSVAIMFLILAFFQRFRQSGSAKLLDPMQADAYGMFLVHYPIALWLQYWLFDYDLPAIVKATVGFVLTVALSWALTRALRQIPGATKVL
- a CDS encoding DUF1328 domain-containing protein produces the protein MTILKWALIFFLVSIVAGILGFTGISAASADIARFLFYVFVVIFLVLLILGLTIFRV
- a CDS encoding DUF427 domain-containing protein → MKLPGPDHPITITANPKRVRVSVGGVVVADTTHALTLKEASYPAVQYVPREDANMALLARTERTTHCPYKGDANYFSINANGKSIENSIWTYETPFPAMAEIAGHLAFYPDKVTIEEVA
- a CDS encoding BolA family transcriptional regulator, with the protein product MPMDAHDIESMIKAAIPDAEVTIRDLAGDGDHYAATVISESFRGKSRVQQHQIVYQSLKGQMGGLLHALALQTGVPSGPGVPSGPGVPES
- a CDS encoding low temperature requirement protein A gives rise to the protein MTDNARGALFRPIVPHQHSRVTYAELFFDLVFVFAVTQISHTLLAHFTPLGVLQVTLLFLAVWWVWVFTSWITNWLNPEKTPVRLLLFAMMLGGLVLSTSIPAAFDGRGLWFAIAYAAMQVGKTVFLWISTPPSRPLARMNAIRITAWLSMSAIFWIAGGLAQGELRLVLWAIALAIEYISPAMRFWIPRYGASSVADWVIEGGHMAERCALFVIIALGESVVVTGATFAELAWSAESLAAFVSVLAGSIAMWWIYFHIGAEAGSEQISRSSEPGRLARLAYTYLHMPIVAGIIVAAVADELVLKHPSGHSDPKTVISAIGGPLLFLFGTVLFKHSFRGFLQLSHGAGIIALCVLAWFASELSPLLLSVLTTAIMIMVAVWESISLRSDPAE
- the egtD gene encoding L-histidine N(alpha)-methyltransferase; this translates as MNVHAAALAQSYPFDEQTSAFAGDVIGDLSQFPKRLSPKYFYDAAGSELFEQITVLPEYYPTRTELGILRGRGDEIVSIIPKGAALVEFGAGATTKVRLLLERCDFGAYVPVDISGDFLNAQASALRKDFPDLGVYPVAADFTAPFALPAEIEGMPKVGFFPGSTLGNFEPDEARAFLRSAREILGEGAQIIIGVDLEKNERVLYNAYNDAAGVTAKFNLNVLVRINRELGGNFDVSAFMHRSVYNRERHRIEMHLIAKKAQTVRILGRNFSFRPGESIHTESSYKYSIDRFTALARESGWSVRESWTDRDRMFSVHALVASD
- the egtB gene encoding ergothioneine biosynthesis protein EgtB codes for the protein MTKPVAAEFATSAPSLFSDSGTLAQNLVEAYLAVRGETERRVAPLSPEDQLIQSMPDASPAKWHRAHTTWFFEQFLLGEHCDGYQPFHPDYAFLFNSYYVSAGPRHARHQRGHLTRPGADEVTAYRRHVDAAVVKFFQTAGEERLARLVPLVEVGLNHEQQHQELMLTDILHAFAQNPIPPAYDPSWRFPASHRSAEEWVTLNEGIHTVGHTDDSFHFDNEKPAHRALVGPVRLARNLVTNAEWLAFMKDGGYGTATLWLMDGFATVNNEGWQAPGHWRQVDGEWRIMTLGGLQPIDPSAPVSHVSYYEADAFARWAGRHLPTEMEWEVAARAGQLNDAFGIVWQWTRSSYSPYPGYRAIEGALGEYNGKFMVNQLVLRGSSLATPAGHSRITYRNFFYPHHRWQFTGLRLADYA
- the grxD gene encoding Grx4 family monothiol glutaredoxin gives rise to the protein MSIEQFIANEVKSNDVVLFMKGTPQFPQCGFSGQVVQILDHVGVGYKGLNVLESAELRNGIKEYSNWPTIPQLYVKGEFVGGCDIIREMFQAGELQQLFADKGVTVSAAASA
- a CDS encoding O-acetyl-ADP-ribose deacetylase; amino-acid sequence: MSGLARQIGKARLEVIVADITTLRVDAIVNAANSSLLGGGGVDGAIHRAAGPELVAECRMLHGCKTGNAKITRGYRLPAKHVIHTVGPVWNGGTLGEDDLLASCYRRSIELCAKHGLVSVAFPAISTGIYRFPTERAAGVAVQTVVDTLAAAPTVAQVIFCCFSDASAQLHQAALNTFGSPCAD
- a CDS encoding serine hydrolase domain-containing protein, whose product is MNSRQMLGALTAGALMLLATPQVRAEGTFDIPAGAHFNKDKLAKITEFFKNEVATGKIAGANVLIQQHGKPVYHETFGVQDVVSKTPISDKTIFRLSSLTKAITSVVAMQLIQDGKIKLDDPVSKYIPSFANMKVGVEKKAEDGTRTLELVPLARPITVLDLMRHTSGITYGFYGDSLVRKAYKEANLYAGEFDLAEFAERIAKLPLHNQPGALWQYGHSTDILARIMEIVSGKSLLDIEREKLLDPLGMTDTNFFVTEPERLQRLAQPVPNDSDFRVGRLYRTEVRQKWESASGGMVSTMSDFSRFAQMLANGGTFEGKTYLDPKTFELMVSDHAGKDSGVARDHYYFPGDGFGMGLGLAVRTDPGNAKPPPPGSLGELKWDGAAGCYMVVDRKQDMFFVVLEQTPTERQRVQRTLKQLVYEALEN
- a CDS encoding serine hydrolase domain-containing protein, whose product is MKRWRTSGAAGRTLVVAAPAILLVAGWLCEVRAEPKAPNAPTFSRAALDRMGDYVRNEITTGKIPGAVLLIQQHGKPVYLQSFGVRDPATDQPMTPDTIFQIYSMSKAVTSVAAMMLVDDGKLALDDPVSKYIHSFADAKVGVDLSDEAGQYPLKLEPLKRPITIRDLLRHTSGITYGFFGETAVQKLYANSKLYAGDFDNAEFADRIAVLPLADQPAVRWNYSHSTDVLGRVIEVASGQTLFQFEKQRLFDPLGMSETAYYVADESKWSRIAQAFPVDRFRVAGVRDPALPRRWESGGAGLVSTAGDYARFLQMLLNGGELDGKRYLKPETVALMTSDQIGPETRIIHDPFYFPGPSSGFGLGFAVRTSPPPNTTWPLGEYRWDGAGGSFYFVDPEDDMLVVCMVQAPTQGGRIQLALKTMMFEALGKGLRKD